One Thermococcus sp. genomic region harbors:
- the pcc1 gene encoding KEOPS complex subunit Pcc1, with protein MGLQGGTGEDWPIEGIIELFFPDEETARIVYESVLYEHKTVPYRRSRIEFLRDGKRLIIRFLAKDNSALRGTLNSYLRWIKVAMDSLEL; from the coding sequence ATGGGACTACAAGGAGGCACTGGCGAAGACTGGCCAATCGAGGGGATAATCGAGCTCTTCTTTCCGGACGAGGAAACCGCCAGGATAGTTTATGAAAGTGTTCTATACGAGCATAAGACCGTCCCTTACAGGAGAAGCAGGATTGAGTTCCTCAGGGACGGAAAAAGGCTGATAATCCGTTTCTTGGCTAAGGACAACTCTGCCTTAAGGGGGACGCTTAACTCTTACCTGAGGTGGATTAAGGTTGCGATGGACTCGCTGGAGCTTTAA